The following proteins come from a genomic window of Paenibacillus spongiae:
- a CDS encoding S-layer homology domain-containing protein: MSKRNKQWLVALSTAVALSAVVPAAAYADKTAPGVQAGAGDSSSDLPIKTEVTAPVNTAITKEKAIALAKSYVSVPEDYKLQNVSLNSRLDITNTKRNVWNLSFVKTVNGKHKGSIEVSLDADNGDMLGFNTYIDDPGAKPSYPLKVDREKAQEVALFFIAKMSPKLKDQIRLNADYGADVKPPLNGQVRHLLRYDRLVGEFPFADNYINIEVDSEGRVLSYQINWNNDAQFEQAKPGLSMTEALAKIREAAKLELAYVVPYQMKQPRKPVLSYELGPAVLDAVTGKVLQPSGDSQQVAPAPLAESALGSKPGSGKNLTREQAAQAVKDSFTIPAGAAQDQANYNEYTDENSGITTAEWNIGWTLKDGDKEIGSVNASVDSRTGVIRNFYSYTWQEQSGQSAKRISYEDARKKAVDLVKKQLPWLVQELYLSEPSEAEIKRMNDEKYGEYSFQFVHKVGDARVDYDNIRVSIDANTGEIRNYYGNISTFDYPKQAPAVISRDKAMDAWLNYYKLELTYVFDSEFMLNGQPISREKYNLMVASGELKPNEGQTKTKLVYRLVPKAIDEPVFLDAQTGQWRDYSTGDAASLEKPKANDIHGHWAQRELELMVAYKALDVVDGKVRPNQVITRGELIKMLVLSMNSGRPPIMYEGAAAKSSFDDVSADSSYFVYVQNALQQNLIDRGDGSFNPEGKVDREEMAELIVRALGYNPLAERNELFNITFKDAAKTEQKGQAAIVVGLGIMSLKDGNFVPDREVTRAEAAAAFFRFLSVSADLKEAPLRND; the protein is encoded by the coding sequence ATGAGTAAACGCAATAAACAATGGCTAGTCGCACTATCGACCGCGGTTGCGCTGAGCGCGGTAGTACCGGCGGCCGCCTATGCGGACAAAACAGCTCCCGGGGTACAGGCGGGTGCAGGGGACAGTTCTTCGGATTTACCGATTAAAACCGAGGTGACCGCGCCGGTGAATACGGCGATTACGAAGGAGAAAGCGATCGCGCTTGCCAAGAGCTACGTCAGCGTACCGGAAGACTATAAGCTTCAGAATGTAAGCCTGAACAGTCGTTTGGATATAACCAATACGAAACGCAATGTGTGGAACCTGTCCTTCGTAAAGACGGTCAACGGCAAACATAAAGGCAGCATCGAGGTGAGTCTCGATGCCGATAACGGCGATATGCTCGGATTCAATACGTATATTGACGATCCCGGCGCCAAGCCGTCTTATCCGCTTAAGGTAGACCGCGAGAAGGCGCAGGAAGTCGCACTCTTCTTCATTGCGAAGATGTCGCCTAAGCTGAAGGATCAGATCCGGCTTAACGCCGATTACGGCGCCGATGTTAAGCCGCCGCTGAACGGGCAGGTGCGGCATTTGCTGCGCTATGACCGGCTTGTGGGCGAGTTCCCGTTCGCGGACAACTACATTAATATCGAAGTGGATAGCGAGGGGCGCGTTCTAAGCTATCAGATCAATTGGAATAATGATGCCCAATTCGAACAAGCGAAGCCGGGGCTGTCGATGACGGAGGCGTTGGCGAAAATCCGCGAGGCGGCGAAGCTGGAGCTTGCGTATGTCGTTCCTTATCAAATGAAGCAGCCGCGCAAGCCAGTGCTCAGCTATGAGCTAGGGCCGGCCGTTCTGGATGCTGTAACCGGCAAGGTTCTGCAGCCTTCGGGCGATTCGCAGCAGGTTGCACCGGCCCCTCTCGCCGAGTCCGCGCTTGGAAGCAAGCCTGGCAGCGGGAAGAACTTGACGCGCGAGCAGGCGGCGCAGGCCGTGAAGGACAGCTTCACGATCCCGGCCGGAGCTGCTCAGGATCAAGCCAATTATAACGAATATACGGATGAAAACAGCGGAATTACGACAGCCGAATGGAATATAGGATGGACCTTGAAGGACGGGGATAAAGAAATCGGCAGCGTGAATGCATCCGTCGACAGCCGTACGGGCGTCATCCGGAATTTCTACTCGTATACGTGGCAGGAGCAATCCGGGCAATCGGCCAAGCGAATCTCATATGAGGATGCGCGTAAGAAAGCGGTTGACCTGGTGAAGAAGCAGCTGCCGTGGCTTGTCCAAGAGCTCTATCTGAGCGAGCCGAGCGAGGCGGAAATCAAGCGGATGAATGACGAGAAGTACGGCGAGTATTCGTTCCAATTCGTACACAAGGTGGGCGATGCCCGAGTCGATTACGATAATATCCGCGTGTCCATCGATGCTAACACCGGTGAGATCCGGAATTACTACGGCAATATTTCAACATTCGACTATCCGAAGCAAGCCCCGGCCGTCATAAGCCGTGATAAGGCTATGGATGCATGGTTAAACTACTATAAGCTGGAACTTACGTATGTGTTCGACTCCGAATTTATGTTGAACGGGCAGCCGATCTCGCGGGAGAAATACAATCTGATGGTAGCGTCAGGCGAGCTGAAGCCTAATGAAGGTCAGACGAAGACGAAGCTGGTTTACCGTCTGGTGCCCAAGGCGATCGACGAGCCTGTCTTCCTCGATGCGCAGACCGGCCAATGGCGCGATTACAGCACAGGCGATGCGGCATCGTTAGAGAAGCCGAAGGCAAACGATATTCACGGCCACTGGGCGCAGCGCGAGCTGGAGCTGATGGTAGCCTACAAGGCGCTTGACGTTGTCGACGGCAAAGTGCGTCCGAACCAGGTCATTACCCGCGGCGAGCTGATCAAGATGCTGGTGCTGTCCATGAACAGCGGCCGTCCGCCGATCATGTACGAAGGGGCTGCAGCCAAATCGAGCTTCGACGATGTGAGTGCAGACTCCAGCTACTTCGTGTATGTGCAAAATGCGCTGCAGCAAAACTTGATCGACCGCGGCGATGGCTCTTTCAATCCCGAGGGCAAGGTCGACCGTGAAGAGATGGCCGAGCTGATCGTCCGTGCATTGGGATACAACCCGCTTGCCGAGCGGAACGAGCTATTCAATATTACGTTCAAGGATGCGGCCAAAACGGAGCAGAAGGGTCAGGCAGCCATTGTCGTCGGCCTTGGCATCATGAGCCTCAAGGACGGCAATTTCGTGCCGGACCGTGAAGTGACCCGCGCAGAAGCGGCTGCCGCATTCTTCCGGTTCCTGAGCGTCAGCGCCGATCTGAAGGAAGCGCCGCTCCGCAACGATTAA
- the trxA gene encoding thioredoxin produces the protein MAVALTKDTFKQNIESGVTLVDFWAPWCGPCKMQLPIVEELSGEMEGQATIAKINVDEEPEIASQFGVMSIPTLILFKDGQPVDKMVGLQSKDALKNKIQGQL, from the coding sequence ATGGCAGTAGCATTGACGAAAGATACGTTCAAACAAAACATCGAGAGCGGCGTAACGCTCGTTGATTTCTGGGCGCCATGGTGCGGACCTTGTAAAATGCAGCTTCCGATCGTTGAAGAGCTTTCCGGCGAAATGGAAGGCCAAGCAACAATCGCGAAGATCAACGTTGACGAAGAGCCTGAAATCGCGTCCCAATTCGGCGTGATGAGCATTCCGACGCTGATTCTGTTCAAGGACGGACAGCCGGTAGACAAAATGGTCGGCCTGCAATCCAAAGACGCGCTCAAAAACAAAATCCAAGGCCAACTGTAA
- a CDS encoding RrF2 family transcriptional regulator, with product MNSEFTIAVHSLVYLAYIPDRMASSEAIAENVSTNPARIRKVMSCLRKAGYVDTREGAGGGYRLTLNPAVVTLSDVYRLMAHGSLIPNWCSGNPEMDCVVGSNMQEVMHEIFCKAEKQLEAYFGSITIADVLGQIHSCEEC from the coding sequence ATGAATAGCGAATTTACGATAGCCGTACACAGCTTGGTTTACTTGGCCTATATACCGGATCGAATGGCATCCAGCGAGGCGATTGCCGAGAATGTGTCGACCAATCCGGCTCGGATCCGCAAGGTCATGAGCTGCTTGCGCAAGGCTGGTTATGTGGATACCCGCGAAGGTGCCGGCGGCGGATACCGGTTGACGCTCAATCCGGCTGTTGTAACCTTATCCGATGTGTATCGGCTGATGGCGCATGGGTCTCTTATTCCGAACTGGTGCTCAGGCAATCCGGAGATGGATTGCGTTGTCGGCTCCAATATGCAGGAGGTTATGCACGAGATTTTCTGCAAAGCGGAGAAACAGCTGGAAGCCTACTTTGGGAGCATTACCATTGCCGATGTGCTTGGACAAATTCACAGCTGCGAGGAATGCTGA
- a CDS encoding DUF72 domain-containing protein, producing MIAIGLAGWGDHDELYNPGVRAGDKLTHYAKHFPVVEVDSTYYAIPAAETCRKWADMTPASFSFIVKAYKGLTGHDRRQPSLAELEAAMRSFLESVQPFWEAGKLKAILCQYPPWFDCTRDNVEVLRETKRMIGHLPAALEFRHESWFSDAYRTKTLHFMKREGWIHSICDEPQVPPFSVPTVLQATDAEVTMVRMHGRNISGWSKRGDPNWRAVRYLYRYSRDELREWADRLRLLEQESKEVYVVFNNNSGGDAAANAKELMNLLHMDTLPMAPRQLDLFE from the coding sequence GTGATCGCAATTGGCCTTGCCGGCTGGGGGGATCATGACGAGCTCTACAATCCCGGCGTAAGAGCGGGCGATAAATTAACGCATTACGCCAAACATTTTCCAGTCGTTGAAGTGGACTCGACGTACTACGCCATTCCGGCTGCGGAGACTTGCAGGAAATGGGCAGACATGACGCCGGCATCGTTCTCCTTCATTGTCAAGGCCTACAAAGGGCTTACCGGTCATGACCGCCGCCAACCAAGCCTCGCGGAGCTGGAGGCAGCGATGCGCTCATTCCTCGAATCGGTTCAGCCCTTCTGGGAGGCCGGCAAGCTGAAGGCGATATTATGTCAATATCCGCCCTGGTTTGACTGTACCCGGGACAACGTCGAGGTTCTAAGGGAGACGAAGCGCATGATCGGTCATTTGCCGGCGGCACTGGAATTTAGGCATGAAAGCTGGTTTTCAGATGCATACCGGACGAAGACGCTGCACTTTATGAAGCGTGAAGGCTGGATCCACAGCATATGCGACGAGCCCCAAGTGCCTCCCTTTTCAGTGCCGACCGTTCTTCAAGCAACCGATGCCGAGGTGACGATGGTGCGCATGCATGGACGCAATATATCCGGTTGGAGCAAACGCGGAGATCCGAACTGGCGTGCTGTCCGTTACTTATATCGTTACAGCAGGGACGAGCTTCGGGAATGGGCGGACCGTCTGCGCTTACTCGAACAGGAGAGCAAAGAGGTCTATGTCGTGTTCAACAACAATTCCGGAGGCGATGCGGCCGCCAATGCGAAGGAATTGATGAACTTGCTTCATATGGACACCTTACCGATGGCCCCGCGGCAGCTGGATCTGTTCGAATAG
- a CDS encoding DsbA family oxidoreductase, whose amino-acid sequence MKIDIYSDMVCPWCRIGKQNLNKALELWASEGGEPAEITFRAFQLDPDLPPEGLPFKQAMTQKMGDSSRVQQATEQVTSAGAAVGLTYRFDRVQRMPNTKLAHRFVALLKPDLQERAVNAIFRAYFEEGRDIALFGEIEAIATELGEEATAVLEQLRQGAGEDAVNADLESASRIGVTGVPFFIFDNKYALSGAYPPDKLVELMHRVKNSE is encoded by the coding sequence ATGAAAATCGATATCTATTCCGATATGGTATGTCCCTGGTGCCGAATCGGCAAGCAGAATTTGAATAAAGCGCTCGAGCTATGGGCGAGCGAGGGCGGCGAGCCTGCCGAAATTACGTTCCGTGCCTTCCAGCTTGATCCGGATCTGCCTCCCGAAGGTCTTCCGTTCAAGCAAGCCATGACACAGAAGATGGGAGACAGCTCCCGCGTGCAGCAAGCTACGGAGCAGGTAACCAGCGCCGGTGCAGCCGTCGGACTGACATACCGGTTTGACCGGGTACAGCGGATGCCGAATACGAAGCTCGCGCACCGGTTCGTCGCGCTGCTGAAGCCGGATCTTCAGGAAAGGGCCGTAAACGCCATATTCCGCGCTTACTTCGAAGAAGGCCGGGATATTGCGTTATTCGGGGAGATCGAAGCCATTGCAACTGAGTTGGGCGAGGAAGCCACTGCCGTCCTTGAGCAGCTCCGCCAAGGAGCCGGCGAGGATGCCGTGAATGCCGACCTGGAATCAGCGTCGAGAATCGGCGTTACCGGAGTGCCTTTCTTTATCTTTGATAACAAATATGCGCTGTCCGGAGCCTATCCGCCCGATAAGCTCGTCGAGCTCATGCATCGCGTGAAGAACTCGGAATAA
- a CDS encoding serine/threonine protein kinase — protein MTEGAKSDVINPNQIREFASWVEQSLLPELVLESVHDGEPIIVRRYPEQWSKLGAGNYAGVFAHPLADDLVVKVYTPGRGGFEDEVEVYGRLGEHAAYSQCYDANETGGFRYLILKRLRGKTLYQCILEGIPIPARAIEDVDEALDYARSRGLRPHDVHGKNIMINEGRGFVVDVSDFLKQDACTMWDDMKKAYKHLYLPYLSKRPVPIPEWIMDGVRKGYRLFKS, from the coding sequence GTGACTGAAGGGGCAAAATCGGACGTGATCAACCCTAACCAAATTCGCGAGTTCGCATCATGGGTAGAGCAATCGCTGCTTCCGGAGCTGGTGCTCGAAAGCGTGCATGACGGAGAGCCGATCATTGTCCGGCGTTACCCGGAGCAGTGGAGCAAGCTCGGAGCCGGCAATTATGCAGGCGTATTCGCGCATCCCCTTGCGGATGATCTCGTCGTCAAAGTATATACGCCCGGCCGGGGCGGCTTCGAGGACGAGGTTGAGGTGTACGGACGGCTCGGCGAGCACGCAGCCTACTCGCAATGTTATGATGCGAACGAAACCGGAGGCTTTCGGTATTTAATATTGAAACGGCTGAGAGGAAAGACGCTGTATCAATGCATCTTGGAGGGGATTCCGATTCCTGCCCGGGCCATTGAGGATGTAGATGAAGCGTTGGACTATGCACGGTCAAGAGGGCTTCGCCCCCACGATGTTCACGGGAAGAATATCATGATAAATGAAGGACGCGGATTTGTCGTGGATGTATCGGATTTTCTGAAGCAGGATGCTTGCACGATGTGGGACGATATGAAGAAAGCATATAAGCATCTCTACTTGCCCTATCTGTCGAAGCGGCCTGTTCCGATCCCGGAATGGATCATGGATGGCGTGCGCAAAGGCTATCGCTTGTTCAAGTCCTGA
- a CDS encoding DMT family transporter: MAWIYLLLSGIGEISGVTCMKWSDGFKKWKGTVGAIISGFFSFYFLSKALQEIPISTAYGVWTGIGSAGSVLLGMYLFGESKDRRKLLFIGMIIAGVAGLRIVGGGH; this comes from the coding sequence ATGGCTTGGATCTATTTGCTGCTGTCCGGCATAGGTGAAATCAGCGGCGTTACTTGTATGAAATGGTCGGACGGATTTAAGAAGTGGAAAGGAACGGTCGGCGCTATTATTTCGGGCTTCTTCAGCTTTTATTTCTTATCGAAAGCGCTGCAGGAAATTCCGATCAGTACGGCTTACGGCGTATGGACCGGCATTGGCTCGGCCGGAAGCGTTCTGCTGGGCATGTATCTGTTCGGAGAGTCCAAGGACAGGCGGAAGCTGCTGTTTATCGGCATGATTATTGCCGGCGTTGCCGGCTTGCGGATCGTTGGGGGAGGGCATTAG
- a CDS encoding DMT family transporter yields MAWVYLLVGGMLEIGWAFGLRASEGFTILLPSVLTVIMLAASFYLFAKSMRIIEVGTAYAVFTGIGTAGTVLIGMLLLNEPADWLRLFFVALLVGGIIGLKMISSDDKSDKTGAKQEEASIQAAQADN; encoded by the coding sequence ATGGCATGGGTGTATTTGCTCGTGGGCGGCATGCTTGAGATCGGCTGGGCATTCGGGCTGCGCGCTTCGGAAGGATTTACGATTCTGCTGCCTTCCGTGCTGACGGTTATTATGCTGGCAGCCAGCTTCTATCTGTTCGCGAAGTCGATGCGGATCATCGAAGTCGGTACGGCCTATGCGGTCTTCACGGGGATCGGCACGGCAGGAACGGTGTTGATCGGAATGCTGCTGCTGAACGAGCCGGCGGATTGGCTGAGACTGTTTTTTGTGGCGCTGCTTGTCGGCGGCATTATCGGGCTCAAGATGATCTCGTCAGACGATAAGTCGGATAAAACCGGGGCGAAGCAGGAGGAAGCTTCGATTCAAGCGGCACAAGCCGATAATTGA
- a CDS encoding TetR/AcrR family transcriptional regulator gives MTASKLKHAALMLFTESGYEGTSMSQIAKAVGIKTPSIYAHFESKEQLFLALVEDVIREDCGQFLKIVNQTADWPPLERVRAAFHYYSGHGEPTLEKSFLKRTIMVPPRHLRDRLRQDFDGHERFLTSHLAPLIQGCMTHGDELDEEEEKRLLALFYALVDGLIVERELYEKELFLERQEQLWNWFCKAITCKRG, from the coding sequence ATGACCGCTTCGAAATTGAAGCATGCAGCGTTAATGCTATTTACGGAGTCGGGCTATGAAGGGACTTCCATGTCTCAGATTGCTAAGGCTGTCGGGATTAAGACGCCGTCGATCTATGCCCATTTTGAATCGAAGGAGCAACTGTTCCTTGCATTGGTCGAGGATGTGATCCGGGAAGATTGCGGCCAATTCTTGAAGATTGTCAATCAGACTGCCGATTGGCCGCCGCTGGAACGGGTGCGGGCGGCTTTCCATTATTATTCCGGCCATGGGGAACCGACGCTGGAGAAATCATTCCTGAAAAGGACGATAATGGTGCCGCCCCGCCATCTGCGGGACCGGCTTCGTCAAGATTTCGACGGGCATGAGCGGTTTCTGACTAGTCATCTTGCTCCTCTCATCCAAGGTTGCATGACACATGGCGATGAGCTTGACGAAGAGGAAGAAAAGCGGCTGCTTGCATTGTTCTATGCGCTGGTGGATGGATTGATCGTGGAACGGGAGCTGTACGAGAAGGAGCTGTTTCTGGAAAGACAGGAGCAGCTGTGGAATTGGTTCTGTAAAGCAATAACTTGCAAGAGAGGATGA
- a CDS encoding ATP-binding protein — translation MTPSRDFAAELDDMKTQLADLALQVRQLTGAADTGAIRAASARQDLPAAAYTPAETDKSSSSSGELYYSGHYNQDNARFRWEPKSRSVNQILSTDGEKAAKVVGALGHKQRLDIIRTILQEPMSGAELVERLNMGTTGQLYHHLKALLGADLLQQDDRGGRYSIPRHRTLPLLLLLAAASDLLDASDYMDMTEVRGNSSAYLGSTEGKHDPHALLGAVLENSLLEHNAGYCTEVNIYIHDDSRVTVADNGRGIPARAFPGADTDRSWLQTVMTDLHNRTATGASYTVPGGEKGISIAVVNALSLHLQVETRWDGSIIRQDYSHGIPRSALTPVGTTGETGTSVTFEPDPELFSSAFDRETVEKMIAERSAMYPQLTLRVHV, via the coding sequence ATGACTCCATCCAGAGACTTCGCCGCTGAATTAGATGACATGAAGACACAGCTCGCCGATCTTGCCCTGCAAGTCAGACAGCTGACGGGAGCAGCCGATACAGGTGCAATCCGAGCAGCATCTGCCCGTCAGGATCTACCCGCTGCGGCGTATACGCCCGCCGAGACCGATAAGTCCAGCTCTTCCTCCGGCGAGCTTTATTACTCCGGCCACTACAACCAGGATAATGCCCGATTCCGCTGGGAGCCGAAATCGCGATCCGTGAACCAGATTTTGTCCACCGACGGGGAAAAGGCAGCCAAAGTGGTAGGCGCGCTCGGGCATAAGCAGCGGCTCGATATTATCCGCACGATCCTGCAGGAGCCTATGAGCGGGGCCGAGCTGGTCGAACGGCTGAACATGGGGACGACCGGTCAGCTGTACCACCATCTGAAGGCGCTGCTCGGCGCCGACCTGCTGCAGCAGGATGACCGCGGCGGCCGATATTCAATTCCCCGCCACCGTACGCTACCTTTGCTGCTGCTTCTTGCCGCAGCTTCCGACCTGCTCGATGCGAGCGATTATATGGACATGACCGAGGTCCGCGGCAATTCTTCCGCATACCTGGGCAGCACGGAAGGCAAGCACGACCCGCATGCCCTGCTGGGTGCTGTGCTGGAGAACAGTCTATTGGAGCACAATGCCGGCTATTGCACGGAAGTGAATATTTATATTCATGACGATTCCAGGGTGACGGTAGCGGACAATGGACGCGGCATTCCAGCCCGCGCGTTCCCCGGGGCGGATACCGATCGTTCCTGGCTCCAGACCGTCATGACCGATCTGCATAACCGAACCGCAACCGGCGCGTCCTACACCGTGCCGGGCGGAGAGAAAGGAATTAGCATTGCAGTTGTCAATGCCCTGTCGCTCCACCTGCAGGTCGAGACGAGATGGGACGGCTCGATTATTCGCCAGGACTACAGCCACGGCATCCCGCGCAGTGCGCTGACTCCGGTTGGCACGACAGGCGAGACGGGAACAAGCGTGACCTTCGAGCCGGACCCGGAACTGTTCAGCTCCGCGTTCGATCGGGAGACGGTGGAGAAGATGATTGCAGAACGTTCGGCGATGTATCCACAGCTAACCCTTCGGGTGCACGTATAA
- the nagZ gene encoding beta-N-acetylhexosaminidase, which yields MKKRQLWIIAAVLLICMVAAGCAKSGNPTPDNGGKPTPPGEVRPQPEEQPPAGTDNKGNNNGDSAQGSDEPENNAFQQVLAKMSLDQKIGQLIIAGVDGTAANNQDKRMIAEQHVGGIIFYKDNLASPKAVITYINQLKEWNKASAAPLILSVDQEGGKVSRLPGLERLPSAAAIGATGKVPFASAVGSLLGREAEAMGLNMDYAPVLDINSNPDNPVIGTRSYGATAKVVTSMGMAVMSAIRNEGVIPVVKHFPGHGDTSVDSHLELPVVHKNLEQLKEFEWKPFAEAIGQGADAVMVAHILFPKIDEDYPSSLSKTIITDHLRGTLGFEGVVMTDDMTMGAIAQNYGIGEAAVRTVMAGSDIVLVAHEYGNVDKVIQALKQSVTKGELTEQRIDESVMRILELKQRYKLNDEPVASPSLSKLNADIRSVLKQYTSG from the coding sequence GTGAAGAAACGCCAATTATGGATTATCGCAGCCGTGCTTCTTATATGCATGGTTGCTGCCGGATGCGCGAAGAGCGGCAATCCGACGCCGGATAACGGCGGAAAACCGACACCACCGGGAGAAGTCCGTCCGCAGCCGGAAGAGCAGCCTCCTGCCGGAACGGATAATAAGGGGAATAACAACGGCGATAGCGCACAAGGAAGCGATGAGCCGGAGAATAACGCTTTCCAGCAAGTATTGGCGAAGATGTCGCTTGACCAGAAGATCGGCCAGCTCATCATAGCCGGTGTGGATGGGACCGCTGCGAATAACCAGGACAAGCGAATGATCGCCGAGCAGCATGTGGGCGGCATCATTTTCTACAAAGATAATCTGGCTTCACCAAAAGCGGTCATTACGTACATCAACCAGTTGAAAGAATGGAATAAAGCAAGTGCGGCACCGCTCATTCTGTCGGTAGATCAGGAGGGCGGCAAGGTTAGCCGGCTTCCCGGGCTGGAACGGCTGCCTTCCGCGGCGGCGATTGGCGCAACGGGGAAAGTGCCGTTCGCCTCGGCGGTAGGTTCGCTGCTCGGACGGGAAGCGGAAGCCATGGGGCTTAATATGGACTATGCCCCGGTCCTTGATATTAACAGCAACCCGGATAATCCGGTTATCGGCACGCGCTCTTACGGGGCGACCGCAAAGGTAGTGACGAGCATGGGGATGGCGGTTATGAGCGCTATTCGCAACGAGGGCGTAATTCCGGTCGTGAAGCATTTTCCGGGGCATGGAGATACCTCAGTGGACTCTCATCTGGAGCTGCCGGTCGTGCACAAGAATCTGGAGCAGTTAAAGGAATTTGAATGGAAGCCGTTCGCTGAAGCGATCGGACAGGGGGCCGATGCCGTCATGGTGGCCCACATTCTGTTCCCGAAGATAGATGAGGACTATCCTTCCTCGTTGTCGAAGACGATTATAACGGATCACTTGCGCGGAACGCTCGGATTCGAAGGGGTGGTCATGACCGATGACATGACGATGGGCGCCATTGCCCAAAATTACGGCATTGGCGAAGCGGCCGTCCGTACGGTCATGGCAGGTAGCGATATTGTGCTGGTAGCCCATGAGTACGGCAATGTCGATAAGGTCATCCAGGCTCTGAAGCAGAGCGTAACCAAGGGAGAGCTAACCGAACAGCGGATCGATGAGAGCGTGATGCGGATACTGGAGCTGAAGCAGCGCTACAAGTTGAATGACGAGCCGGTCGCTTCGCCGTCATTGAGTAAGTTGAATGCGGATATCCGCAGCGTGTTGAAGCAGTATACGAGTGGATAG
- a CDS encoding alpha/beta hydrolase — protein MNHPITIKSGDVHLSGVLQYPASDNEDRWKKKFPIIIICHGFIGNRIGTDRLFVEAAEQLTGSGYLVLRFDYGGCGESTGDYGSGGLDALIDQTRTVIDYAAGLDLVDPDRIMLLGHSLGGAVAVLTAARDSRVKSLVLWAPVAHPYMDIRNIIGKQAVAEIEKTGKTDYLHYELTQHFINSLVEYQPLTELRGYSGDVLIVHGTADTVVPVDYCFLYQKTFWLRKEGCCDKEVIMQADHTFSSKSARDQAFQFTLRWIESLGKRRSDWSYWTI, from the coding sequence ATGAATCATCCCATAACGATCAAGAGCGGCGATGTGCATCTATCCGGCGTCCTGCAGTATCCCGCGTCCGATAATGAAGACCGGTGGAAGAAGAAGTTCCCGATCATCATCATTTGCCACGGGTTTATCGGCAACCGCATCGGCACGGATCGGCTGTTCGTCGAGGCTGCAGAGCAGCTGACAGGCAGCGGCTACCTTGTCCTCCGTTTCGATTATGGCGGCTGCGGCGAGAGTACGGGAGATTACGGGAGCGGCGGACTTGATGCCCTCATCGATCAGACGCGGACCGTCATTGATTATGCGGCTGGCCTGGATTTGGTTGATCCCGATCGGATCATGCTGCTCGGACACAGCTTGGGCGGGGCTGTGGCGGTTCTGACCGCGGCGCGGGACAGCCGGGTGAAATCGCTCGTGCTCTGGGCGCCGGTCGCGCACCCCTATATGGATATACGCAACATTATCGGGAAACAAGCGGTCGCAGAAATCGAGAAGACAGGCAAAACGGATTATTTGCATTACGAGCTTACGCAGCATTTCATTAATTCATTGGTGGAATATCAGCCGCTCACGGAGCTGCGCGGCTACAGCGGAGACGTGCTGATCGTGCATGGTACGGCCGACACGGTCGTTCCGGTCGACTATTGCTTCCTCTATCAGAAGACCTTCTGGCTGCGCAAGGAGGGCTGCTGCGACAAGGAAGTCATCATGCAGGCGGACCACACCTTCTCCTCGAAATCGGCGCGGGACCAAGCGTTCCAATTTACGCTCCGCTGGATTGAATCGCTCGGCAAGCGCCGTTCGGATTGGAGCTATTGGACGATTTAA
- a CDS encoding DNA alkylation repair protein: MNSAYVNQLEEWLRSEANPENAGPMSAYMRNLFPFLGLKNPERVILTRSFLLEYGMPADDELERVVRELWLLPEREFHYTAMQLLEKRLKQSEPEWIELLQWMITEKSWWDTVDLIAGKLVGGLFTRYPELIPVYTDMWIASDNLWLRRSAILFQLHYKDNTDQELLFEYIRRCEGEEEFFIRKAIGWALREYSKTNKEAVIRFVSETELSPLSVREALKWVKAKEAKA; the protein is encoded by the coding sequence ATGAATAGCGCCTATGTGAATCAGCTGGAAGAGTGGCTGCGCAGTGAGGCGAATCCGGAGAATGCGGGCCCTATGTCCGCTTATATGCGGAATTTGTTTCCGTTCCTTGGTTTGAAGAATCCGGAGCGGGTCATTCTGACAAGGTCTTTCCTGCTCGAATACGGGATGCCGGCGGATGACGAGCTGGAGCGGGTTGTGCGCGAGCTGTGGCTGCTTCCGGAACGGGAGTTTCACTATACGGCCATGCAGCTGTTGGAGAAGCGGTTGAAGCAGTCGGAGCCGGAATGGATTGAACTGCTGCAGTGGATGATCACGGAAAAATCATGGTGGGATACCGTAGATCTGATCGCCGGCAAGCTTGTCGGCGGGCTGTTTACCCGGTACCCGGAGCTCATTCCGGTATATACGGATATGTGGATTGCTTCAGACAATCTATGGCTGCGAAGAAGCGCCATCTTATTTCAGCTCCACTATAAGGACAATACGGATCAGGAGCTTTTATTTGAATATATCCGACGATGCGAAGGTGAAGAGGAGTTCTTTATCCGCAAAGCGATTGGCTGGGCGCTGCGGGAATATTCGAAGACGAATAAGGAGGCCGTCATCCGGTTCGTCTCCGAGACGGAGCTGTCACCGCTCAGCGTGCGCGAAGCCTTGAAGTGGGTGAAGGCGAAGGAAGCCAAGGCATAG